ATTTCTACTTGCAGGCGCCGCGCTCACCAACGCGAACGCGTATGAGTTGGGCTATCCTGGATTTACGCAAACACCTGGTGTCACGATCGGAGCAAGCGCGGGGCTTCCACCGCCGGGTATCTATTCGTTCAATCAGGTCTTCACCACCCAAGCAAATTTGGTTGGGCCTGGCAGCGCACTACTCAACGCTGCCGGCACGAAGACAGGTGTTCAGGTCGCGGTCAGCGCGACCGGTTTCTTGTTCGTTCCCGGCTGGACCTTTCTTGGCGGAGACTACAGCGCCGTGCTGGTGCAGCCGTTTGTGATGGACAGCGTCGGAAGTCCCGTGAATGTGCAGGCGGCGGGCATGCACAACACCTATATCGTGCCTGCGGAGCTAAGCTGGAAACTCGGAGAAAGTGGCTTCTTCGTCAAGGCGGGCCTCGGTATGTATGTGCCGGACGGCACAAAGACTGGCGCCAACGGGCTCGGCAACGTCGGGAATCCCTGGTGGACGTTTCAGCCCGAGTTGATTGTCTCCTACCTGAAGGATGGCTGGAATCTTACGACGTTCCTTTACGAAGAGATTAACACCAAGAATACGATCACCGACTATAGAAGCGGCAACGTCTTTCATGCGGAATTTACGGCTGCCAAGACGATCGGGAACTGGACGGTCGGGCCGGTTGCGTACTACGTAGGCCAGGTCAGCGACGACAAATCCAGCGCATTTTATAACGGTGCCATCAACGTCGATCGATATAGCAAATGGGCGGTTGGTGGCATGGTCGGCTACAACTTCGGGCCGGCATCTCTGACGGTCTGGGCCTTTCAAGACGTCTCGGCGAACGCTTCCGGTGGCACACCGGCTACGGGTATTGATTCCGCGACCATCGCAAAGGGCACGAGTGTGTTTGCGAATTTGAGCTTTCGGCTCTGGGCGCCAGACGCTTCGTCATCTCCAACGCGGCCGCAGTTTCGTAAGTGAAAGTGATCCCCACGCGCTTAGAGGACCATCAATAGGGAATTGAGTTTCCGTACTGAGGTCGCGGAGCAAAGGGCCCTGCAGATCGTTTAGAGGTCCTCCCGGCGCGTCTCCCTAGAGGAGCGCTACACTTGGAAACGCGGTGTCATTCGCCGCGTTTCCACTTTTCCGGGCAGCAGGCACAACCGACGCTTCTCGTGGGGTGTATTTTCTTAGTATCGGCAACAATGTGCGGGAGCCCAATCCATTCGCTCCCGTACTAGACCGCCCTGGCTCGAGCAGGGGCTGGCGCGGCCGGCCGTGCAGCGCGGATTGCGTATGCCACCAATACCATGAGACTGAATCTGTCTTCGGGCCGAGGCATACCGCAAGATGGACGAGGGCAAGATGGCCTCGGAGATGATCTCGATTGTCAAGTGCAACAATTGCGGCGAGGTGCTCGATATCGCACGCGTGTCCCGCGACGTGCACGGTGGTGGCAACGGCATCCAGATCGAATATCACGTGATGCGCCACACCGCGAATTTGGAAACCGTGAACATCTATGGCGCTCTCGTAAGGTACTGACGCGGCTCGATGCGGTTGGAATTCGTTGACCCTTCCGAGCAGCTGACTGCCCGAATTTTGATTCCGTACGCCGCTACGGAGCCGGTCACAATCGACTGGCAAATAGCGGTAGACACCTGTCAGGTGTCTCCTCCCTAACTTGCCGGGGTCTTGCGAAAGATCCCGGCATTTTTTCGGATTGGCGATACGATCGGGTCGTCGAACCTTCCGTGCGAGTAGTGTGTATGGCCGCCGTGATCCGCGAGATTGGAATCCGAAGGCCGACAATTCCACGAAAATACTCTTTTAGGGCTACCGCCTCACTAGGCGTTGGAGGCACGACAATGCTATTCGGTCCAGTCCGTGATAGGGTTTTAGCTAGGCCCATCCATCCGCAGTTAGCGAGATCTAACGCCTGAACGTCAACGACCCTTCGCCACGAAGGGCCTTCGACCGGGAAGATGGGTGACGATCATGCTCCTGAATTGCGCTGGACCTTCCTGGGATATCTCAGAGCGGCCATTTGTTCGAAGAGGTCAGTTGCTGGATTGGCACGATACGCTGCGCTACGAAGCGGCTACCAACCGAAAACAACAACGCGAAATTGCCCGCTAGTTGGCTATTTGAAGATGGCCAGTACTGCATTTGGTACAGCATGGCTGACGGCGACCATGCTTAACTACTGATCGTGCCTTGCTTTTTCTGCTCAGTCGTCCAGTCCAACAATGGGACCGAAATGGAGGCTCGGCAGGTCCAACGCGAATTCCTCCAGAGTGAGGAAATGGCATTGATTACAAAAATATGATCGCACGGCTCTAGTTGCACTAAACCATACGAAGTGAAGCCCACTTTCCTAGCCTCGGGCCATGTTGCGGCAAATTTCTCCTGCACGCAGTTGAGTAAGACGCAAAAGAGCGTTTGAGTTGGTCATAGAAATCGAGAACCGCAAAAGCACTTCGGCTTTCTTCCTGGAACTGCTGGGCGATGCGATAGGGAGTTCTGCACAAATGCGGTGCTTCGCTCGAACGTATTAAGTCGGAAATATCGTAGCCGAGCACCTTGAGGGCTTCCGTGGGCGCTACTTGCGGCCGCTTGCTCGCTTGAATCATTTGTGAGATGACCCTTGCGCAAATCAGCGCTAACATCGTTCGAGAACATAGGACCTGATACACCGCTGAGGCTGTCCGTAGCAGCTGCGATCGCGTTTCCGGATCGGAGTATTTCGGAGAGCAGCTTGAGACGAGAAGCGAAGCGCGGGCGGCTTACGATCGAGATTATTGCAGGCAAGGCGTTTACGACCCTCAATGAAATTGAAAGGATGCGTGGCCGATGCCGCGTAGAAGTAAGGGTGCCCGTCTCCACCTCAGACCAGCCCGCTACAGGGCCGGAAAGCTCACTCATCAAGCCACTTGGGTCATCCGGGACGGCACGGGATATTACGCCACTGGATGCGCTGAACGCGAAGTTGCAGCGGCTGAGCAAGTCCTCAAGAACTATATTGCAAAAAAGTACGCGCCGGCGCGCAAGGAACAAGACTTAGAGAAAATCCCCGTCGCCGACGTGCTTTCGATTTTCATTGACGACCGCCCCGACCTTTACGTCGAGAACTCCGACGCTCAGAAGTATCTCAACCGGATCGGGCGCCTCAAAGAATTTTGGGGAAAGCTCATGTTGTCGGAGGTAACACGGACCACGTGCCGTGAGTACCAACAACACCGTGGCAATAAAGGCGGTGCCCGCCGAGATCTGGAGGATCTCAGGGCAGCCATCGCCAACCATGCGGCGGAAGGGCTGCACCGTGCCATTGTGAAGGTCACGCTTCCCAAGAAGGGCCCTGCCCGCGATCGATGGCTGACCCGCGGTGAAGCTGCCCATCTAATCTGGACGTGTTGGCGCGCCCGCGAGATACAGACCGTGCACCGCGGACCCAATAAGGGACAGCAGGTTGAAACGAATAAGCGACCCCTCCGCCATCTCGCCCGGTTCATCCTTATCGGGGTCTATAGCGGGACACGCGCGGGCGCTATTGCGTCAGCATCGCCGACCGCAGCTATCGGGCGGTCCTTTGTCGACCTTGAACGTGGCGTCTATTACCGACGCGCCCAGGGAAAGCAGGAGACTAACAAACGGCAGCCGCCGATGCCGATTCCACCGCGCCTGCTGGCACACCTGCGACGCTGGAAGGAACGCAAGATTATTGCGCGACACTTTGTCGAGTTCAACGGCGACGGTGTATCTTCCGTGAAGACCGCGTTCAAACATGCGGTGACGCTGGCCAAGCTCGGGCCCGGCGTTTCGCCGCATACGCTACGGCACACCGCAGCAACGTGGCTAATGCAGAACGGTACCGACCCATGGCAAGCCGCCGGGTATCTCGGCATGAGCGTCGAGACATTGTTGCGCGTGTACGGGCACCACCACCCGGACCACCTGAAGGATGCCGTCGCCAAGATGACGGCCAAGCCTACCGCCTCAGCTTCGCCTCAGAAACGAGTGGAAAAGAAGGAAACGAACGTCGTCAAAATTCAATGAAAATGGGCATTTCTAGTGGGAATACTACGAGTTTCCACCGCTCATAACGGTCTGGTTGCAGGTTCGAGTCCTGCCGGGCCCACCACATTGATAGTCCGCCAGCGTTCGCAACGATGCGTCCTCATTCGCTAAAACGATACTTTTCCCAATTTTCCAATGGTCTGCGGCGTTCAAACGTTCGCCGACGTTCGCATGCCGTTTGCTAACATCCCGCCGTTTTGTTGGCATATTTGTTGGTATCTTATCGAAGCCCAAGCGAGATACCAACATGCCGCTCACGGATACGAAGTGCCGGAATGCCAAGGGGCAAATCAAGCCATGCAAGCTCTCCGACGGCGGTGGCTTGCACCTCTTAATCAATCCTGACGGAGCCAAATACTGGCGCTTGGCCTATCGGTGGCGTGGCAAGCAACGCACCCTCGCAATCGGCGTCTATCCGGCCATTGGGTTGATGGAGGCGCGCGCTGCGCGGGATGAAGCCAAACGTAACCTTGCTGCTGACATCGATCCTTCCGTAGTCAAACAGGAGCGTAAGCGGGCCGCAAAGATTGCGACTGACAATACCTTCGAGGCCGTCGCGCGCGAGTGGCACGAAAACTGGAAAGGTGCACGTAGCCCCTACTACGCTGCCCAGATCCTCCGACGTCTGGAGGCGGATGCTTTCCCGGCGATCGGCCGCCGTCCGATTGCGGCGCTCGAACCGCCAGAACTGCTGGACATGCTGCGCAAAGTCGAGAAGCGCGGGGTGAACGAAACGGCGCGACGGCTAAAGCAACTCGTCGGACAAATATTCCGTTTCGCTATCGTAACCGGCCGAGCGAAGCGGGACCCCTCTGTTGATCTCAAGGACGCCTTACGAGCCACCGGAGAACCGCAGCGTCACAGAGCGATGCCGCTTTCAGAGCTACCAACGTTCTTGCAGAAGTTGGAATGTTACAGTGGCGAGCAGCAGACCAAACTTGCATTGAAACTGGTAACCCTGACGTTTCTTCGAACGACTGAGCTGCGCGCCGGCAAGTGGAGCGAACTGGAGAACCTGGATGAAAATTCCGCTGTGTGGCGCATTCCGGCCGAACGCATGAAAGTGCGCCTGGAGCATCTGGTGCCTCTGTCACGCCAAGCCGTCGCGGTATTGCGCGAGCTGCGCGCGCTTTCGGGCGGCAGCCCCAACATCTTTCCTTCGCCCGGAAAAGGCGACTGCATGTCCAGCAACACCATGCTCTATGCCATCTACCGGATGGGATATCACGGCCGCGCCACGACGCACGGTTTCCGCGCCGTCGCTTCCACGATCTTGAACGAAACCAACTTGTTCAACCGAGATTGGATCGAACGCCAGCTTTCGCACGTAGAACGAAATGAAGTGCGACGCGCTTACAACGCTGCGGAGTGGATGCCTGACCGTCGAAGAATGATGCAGTGGTGGGCAGACCATATTACAGCGTTGGCTCTCGAAGGAGATAAAATCATTCCGTTGTCGCGCGCCGGCTAGCTAAGTGAATTGCACCAAGCGGTCGTATTGCGCCTGACGCGGCGAATATTTCATCGCTGCTCACGGTGAAGAGGAACATTCAATCCGGCGAGGCTCAACAGCTAAAGATGCTCAGCCCGCGGCGGCTATCGGTGATGAGAACGCCCATTGCGCTTCCGCCGTTACCTGGAGCGGCGCCATGCAGCGACGCCAAAGGTGCGCGAGATAGATGGATGGAGCCGCTCCGCTAGCTCGGTGGACAGCGGGGACAAGACAGCCGGATTGATTGCAATTATCTAATCCCACGGTCGGATGTACGCGATCGTCGGTTTGACCAACCTCGGAGTTCTGACATGATCGCCCGCCCGCGTGATTTGGCAGACCAAATGTCCGGCACGCAGCAGTCACAAATATTCACGCTGCCCGTTGATGCGGCTCGCTGCAAAGCCCGCGAGTTTATTGACCAGCCTCCACGCAGCGGCTTCTTGCCAGTCATCGAGAAATGGCGACAGCTTCCCGATGGTCAGATTGAATTTGCGATCCGGCATTTGCCGACTGTAGATTGACAGGCTGGCGGCGTCACCGGCTCCGGCCGCCAAACACGCGCCGATTGGGGTCTGTGCGCCAATTGGGCAGGACCACACCCTTGAACGCGGTGCAGCATTCGATTCTTCAAGTGCCCCCAACCCGCTCAATAACGGCTGCGGCGGTGCATGTAAGGAGGTTTGAGGTGTAGTTGACGGTTGTCGCTACGCAGCAGGGCGATCATCTCGACCCTGTCGGCTGGCGGGCCGTAGTTTGCGCTCATACCCATACAGCCGAGGCCGATGGCAGAGACCACAAGGCCGCTCCGGCCCGATTCACGCTCTTAATCTTCTTACTCCGGGTGCGGTGATTAGCGGTAAGACATTTTGAGGACAGCGGGCGGTAGTCGCTCGCCAGCGACCTCGATCCGGGCCAGGCGCGCTTCGATAGCGGCCATGTCCTCATCGGAAAGGCTCACCTCGGCCGCGCCGAGGTTTTCCTTCACGCGGTCCAGGCGGCGCGTGCCGAAGATCGGCACGATGCTGGGCCCTTTGCGAGGAGCCAGGCGAGCGCCACCTGCGCGGCCGTGGCAGCCTTGGCCGCGGCAAGCTGTTCGACCGCCTCGACCACAGGCCGGTTGGCCTTCATCGCCTCGCGAGTGAATCGCGGGGATCCCGCGCGGAAGTCGTTCACACCGAAGCTCGAGGTACTCGCAATCTTGCCGGTCAGGTAGCCGGTCCCGAGCGGGCCCCAGGGCACGAAGCCGATGCCCAGTTCCTCGCAGAGAGGCAGCACCTCCGGCTCTGGGTCGCGGGTCCACAGTGAGTATTCGCTTTGGATCGCGGTGACAGGCTGGACGGCATGGCACGGCGAATGGTGTCCGCCGCCGCTTCTGAAAGACCGAAGTGGCGCACCTTGCCGGCCACGATCAGGTCCTTCACCGCGCCGGCGACGTCCTCGATGGGGACGTTCGGATCGACGCGGTGCTGGTAGAGAAGATCGATGTGGCTCGTGCCGAGGCGTCGCAGCATCGCGTCCGTTACGCGCTTGATGTGCTCCGGCTGGCTGTTGAGCCCGCGGCGTTCGCCCGTCGTAGGATCAATGTCAAAGCCGAACTTGGTGGCGATCACGATCTCGTTGCGGACGGGCGCCAGCGCTTCCCCGACCAGGGCTTCGTTAGTCCAGGGACCGTAGACCTCGGCAGTGTCAAACAGGGTGACGCCAAGCTCGTGGGCCCCGCGAATGACACGGATGCTCTCGGCCTTTTCCGGCGCTTGGCCGTAGGTCCTAGCGAAGCTCAGGGTCCCAAAGCCGAGTTCAGACACCTCCAGGGCGCCCAACTTTCTCATACGCATGTTGCAACTCCTATCGAACCGGATCGGCCGAGCGCCGTCGGCGCGCTGGCCGTCGGTGGTGTGGTGTGAAGATGGACTGGCCGCGTGCAGCCGATTAGAGTGGTAATCGCGCATGAAGTTATTAGTCGGACTTATGAATGCTGAACGACGAACTGAGCGATCTCGCGATCTTCGCCGCCGTCGCTGATGCCCGCAGTTTTACACGGGCGGCGGCCAAGCTTGGGAAGTCGCAGTCAGCCTTAAGCCAGTCGGTTCGCCGGCTGGAAGAGCGCCTGAAGCTGCGTCTGCTCACGCGCACGACCCGCAGCGTGATGCCGACGCCTGCGGGCGAGCGACTCTTAAGCACCCTTCGCCCCGCTCTGAGCGAGATTGAGGCCCAGCTTAATGCGCTCAGCGAGCTGCGCGAATTGCCCTCGGGATCGCTCCGGCTTACCGCCGGCCGGCATGCCGTTCAGACGGTGTTGTGGCCCGCCCTGCTTCGGCTGAATTCGCGCTATCCCGACATCAAGGTTGAGGTGTCGATCGAACCCGCTCTCACGGACATCGTCACCGAACAGTACGACGCCGGTGTCTGGCTGGGGGAACAGATCGCCCGGGATATGATCGCCCTGCGCATCGGCTCTGATCTACCGATGGTGGTGGTCGGATGCCCGGCCTACCTCGCTGACGACGGCATCCCGATCGAACCGCAGGACCTCACGCATCACCGCTGCTGCAACATCCGCCTGCCGACCTCCGGCGGCCTCTATGCCTGGGAGTTCGAGCGCGACGGACGCAGCGTCAACTTCCAGGTCGATGGCCCCTTCGTCCTGAATGACATGCACCTGCTCATCGACGCCGCCCTGCATGGCGCGGGGTTGGCGATCGTGATGGAAGACATGGCGGCGCCGTTCATCGCCGATGGACGCCTGGTCCGGGTATTGGAAGACTGGAGCCCGCCGTTCTCCGGCTACCATCTCTATTACCCTAACCGGCGTCACCCCTCTCCGGCGTTCGCCGCGCTGCTGGAGGAACTCCGGGCCAACTCTCATCTATAAGCAGGCCGAATGACGGCCCCACATCCAGGCCAGCGGCTGATTGAGGGCCGCGCTGTCTCTGTGCTGGAGACCAAACAAACCGAGACAACAATGCGCTAACTTTTTCTGGCGCAATACGGCGCAACACATTGTTGGCTGGCCCGCGCTTGCGTCGTGCAAGAGGCGACGTCGCCCCTCAGAATTTCTTGCCCCTGCCACTCTGCGGTTTTCGATCAGCGCTTGCGCCTTTCATTTCGTCCTGCGTGACGCGGCAATCACCGTTCTTGTCATTCTGCAAAATAAATTCACTCGGCTTGTCCACAAATTCGCTGTGGGTGATCTTTCCGTCTTGATTTTCGTCAAAGTAGCCGAAGTCTGCATCGGCGAAGGCAGTCCCGACTCGACGGATGATGGTGAATTCGGCTGTATCGAGATGTCCGTCGCGGTTGCGATCGGCCAGGTTAAATAGCCGATCAAGGTAACTCTTCCACTCCTCGCAGGTATTGATACCATCATGATTGGCGTCCCAGATATCGGGGCCGTTTGTCGGCGGAGCGTCTTTGGTCGATTTGGGGCCACGCCCCGCGTCTCCGGCTGGAACGGATTGTGCAGAAGCGTAGGGTGCGGCCATCATGAGCAATCCCACGGCGATGCTCATGCCGCGAGCGGACGTCGTGCGCAACAAATCTCTCTTCTGTTTTGGTGCCTCCCGCCATCTGAAGCAACATATTCTGGAGTTGAATGTCAAAACGACGTCCCGCCACCGAACTTGAATTGCTGCACGATATCGTACTTGCCTTTGGTCAGCGGGACCGCATAGTCGAAGCGAAGGGGTCCAAAGGGAGACTGCCAAATCAAGCCCACACCCACCGAAGTCCGGATAATGTTGGTGTCGTCATACTGCATGGCACAGGTCGGGCAGGTCGGTGAATTCACTTCCCCCGTTGCGGTCCAGGAGGTGGGACCCTGATAGCCCCAAAGCGACCCCGCATCGGCATAGACCGCGCCCTTAAGACCGACCTCCTTCGGCAGGAACCAGAACGGCATCTGTAGTTCCGCCGACACGCCCCAATATTTGGTACCCCCCAAGGCGTCGCCCGATCCGGTATAGGGGTAGAAGGTGAGATCGCGCGGACCTATCCCGTTTGGCGCAAAGCCACGAACAAGATTTGGACCCATCTGGAATTGGTCAAGCATTCGAAGCTGACTGCCCATGCTGTTGAGCATGCCGCCCTGGGCGTGGATCACCCCGACGATATCGGCAACCAGCGGGGTGTAGTATTTCGCATCGATGGCGGATTTCAGGTAGCTGACGTCGCCTCCGACACCGGCAAAATCCTGCTTGAAGTCGATCAGCAGGCCGTCTGTCGGATTTTTGTTGTTGTCGAGGGTGTTGTAGTTCAGCGAATAGCCCAGCGACGACGTCCATGTCGCGCCGTTTGCCAATTCCTGTCGGACTGGTAGTGAAGACTCTCCGTCCGACAAACAGCCCGGAAGCAGTCCGGCCTGGGCATTACCGGTCGGGTCGACACCGCCCAGAACCGTATTGATGTAAGTCGGCGTCGGGAAAAATGCCGGCCCCGCGAGGTTATTGCAGTTGTTGAGCGTGGTGGGCAGCGTGATGGACTGCTGATAGAGCGAATATCGAAGCTGCAGCGACAGATCTTCTCGCAAGGTAAATCCAAGTCGCGGACTGAAGCCGAGCGTGGTGGTGCCGTACGAAACGTAATCGTTCGCAAGCTGCTCGCGATAGAATACGTCAAGGCCGAGGGCGACGCGGTGGTCCAGCAAATAGGGCTCGACAAACGACAGCGAAGCACCACGCGCATACTGGCCATAGGTTACCGACGCCTTCGCAAACAGGCCGCGGCCGAGGAAGTTGCGTTCGGAAATGCTGACCTCCGCGAGCGCGCCGTCGGTGGTCGAATAGCCACCCGATATCGAGAAGTCGCCGGTCGATTTCTCCTCAAGATCAACAATCAGAATCACGCGATCGCTGGAGGAACCGGGCTCGGTGACGAGCTTCACGCTTTTGAAGAAGTCGAGGTTCTTCAGGCGGCGTTCGGCGCGATCGACCAACGCGCGGTTGTAGGCGTCGCCTTCGGAAAGATCGAACTCGCGGCGGATCACGTAATCGCGGGTACGGGTGTTGCCGCGTATATCGATGCGCTCGATATAGCTGCGCGGACCCTCGTCGACGGTGAAGACGATCGAGATGGTGTGCGCTTCGAAATTGCGGTCGCCGCGTGGACGCACCATCGCGAAGGCGTAGCCACGTCGCGACGCCTCGATCTGCATTTCCTCGACCGACTTCTCAAGTGCTTCGGCGTTGTACAGCGAACCAACGCTGACGCGCGAGAACGAGCGCAGCACGTTCGGAGCCAGGGTTGCGATTGAGGACTGGAAATCCACCGACGCGACCCGGTATTGCTGGCCTTCCTCGATCCTGAAGGTGACCAGGAAACCCTTGCGCTCCGGATCGTATTCGGTCAGCGCGGCCACCACCTGCACGTCGGCAAAGCCGTTCTTGAGATAGAACCGGCGGATTAGGTCGCGGTCGGCCTCGACCCGGTCCGGGTCATAGACGTCGTTGCCGCCGAGAAAGCTCAACAGATTGGATTCGTGCGTCTTGATGACGTCCTTGAGGCGATAGGACGAATACGCGTTGTTGCCGATGAACTCGATCAACTTGACGCCGGTCTTCGACCCCTCCTCGATCGTAAAGACGAGGTCGACCCGGTTGTTCGGCTGCTCGATGATTTCGGGGGTAACGTGCACGTCGTAGCGCCCCGAGTGACGATAGATTTCGGCGATGCGCTGAGCGTCCGACTGCACCATGGGACGCGACAGCGTTCCGCGCGGCTTGGACTGGATTTCGGCCGAAAGCTGCTCGTCCTTGACCTTTTTGTTGCCCTCGAAGGCGATGCGGCCAATCACCGAGTTTTCGACCAGGGTCACCAGCAGGCGACCACCGGTCTGGGTGATCTTCACGTCCTGGAACAATCCGGTCTCGATCAGCGCCTTCAGACCGTCATCTATCTGCGCCTGATCCAGGCGCCCGGCGGGACCCGGCTTGAAATACGAGCGAATGGTCTCGACTTCGACCCGCCGGTTACCTTCGACCTCAATCGAAGACACCGTTTGGGCGACCGCAGGCGACGATGACAGCGTAGCAGCGACCGGTATTGCCAACATCATCAGAACGGCCAGTAAGCCTCCCCGCAACTGCATTCCAACATTCATGCCCAACGCGCCCTCGCCATTCCGAGCGGCACGCTAAAGTGTGGATGCGGCTAAAAAGCCTCCGAAACGTTTCCAGTCATTTTGAAATGTTGCTCAATGGTAATTGGAGCCGCAACGAGTTCGGCTCATGTGGCTTCGGGCGAACATCATTGCTCGGGATTTTGCGTGCTCAGGCCGCGGCCTCCTGGCTCTGCTGGTGAACCGGCAATTCAACGCGCGCAATCAACCCATGAGGTTGCCGATCATGGAGCGACAGCTCGCCGCTGTGCGCCAGCACGATAGCACGGGCGATCGAAAGCCCGAGACCAAAGCCGGCGGCCTCATCCATGTTCCGCGCGACGTCGCCACGCACGAATGGTTCGAGCATCGCATCCTTGCGCGCATCGGAAATGCCGGGACCGTCGTCCTCAATGTCGATCGTCACGGTATCTGGCGACATCCTTAGACGGATCGTGACCTCGGCACCGAATCTGACCGCGTTTTCGACAAGATTGGTAATGCTGCGATGCAGATCGTCTGGCCGCAACGTGGCCATCGCGTGTTGCGGCCCGTAGTAAGCGACTTTGTGTCCCATATCGGCGAATTGATCGGTGATGAGCTGCAACGTGCTGGCGATGTCGACCAGCGTCATGGATTCGAGTCTACGGTCGTTGCGCAGGAAGGAAAGCACCGACTCCAGCATCGATCGCATCTGATCGAGATCGCCCAACATGCAGCTACGATGCCCATCGTCTTCGATAAATTCGGAGCGTAGGCGCATTCGGGTGATCGGAGTCCTCAGGTCGTGGCTGATCGCGGCCAGCATCCTGGTGCGGTCGTCGATAAGGGTGCTGATCCGTTCCCGCATGCGGTTGAGCGCCTTTGCAACCGAACGAATTTCTTCGGGGCCGCGTTCGGGCAGCGGCGCAGGGGCGCCGTTCAGGCTGAAGCTTTCGGCGGCGCTGGCGAACGACGACAGCGGCGCCGTCAAGGCGCGCGCCGTCCACAGGCCAAGCAACGTGACGCTGATGGCGGCAAACAGCAATGTCAGGAACCACGGTCCAATCCAGAACGGACGTGGCCGCTGGTCCGGCAGGAGACTTGCGGAAATCATCGCGCCATCCGGCAGCGCAATACCGACCTTGCGGGTGTCTTCATGCGGGAGTGACGATATCCGGTAGTTGCTGCCGAGGTGGCGATGCAGACTGCGCAGATTTGGACCATCCGGTTGGTCCGCCGCTGGAGCAGCACCCGGCGCAAGATCTCTAATGTCCAGTTGCGGAAAGGCCCGCGCGACG
This portion of the Bradyrhizobium sp. AZCC 2262 genome encodes:
- a CDS encoding SphA family protein — translated: MNLRTVLSGAAFLLAGAALTNANAYELGYPGFTQTPGVTIGASAGLPPPGIYSFNQVFTTQANLVGPGSALLNAAGTKTGVQVAVSATGFLFVPGWTFLGGDYSAVLVQPFVMDSVGSPVNVQAAGMHNTYIVPAELSWKLGESGFFVKAGLGMYVPDGTKTGANGLGNVGNPWWTFQPELIVSYLKDGWNLTTFLYEEINTKNTITDYRSGNVFHAEFTAAKTIGNWTVGPVAYYVGQVSDDKSSAFYNGAINVDRYSKWAVGGMVGYNFGPASLTVWAFQDVSANASGGTPATGIDSATIAKGTSVFANLSFRLWAPDASSSPTRPQFRK
- a CDS encoding tyrosine-type recombinase/integrase, which encodes MPRRSKGARLHLRPARYRAGKLTHQATWVIRDGTGYYATGCAEREVAAAEQVLKNYIAKKYAPARKEQDLEKIPVADVLSIFIDDRPDLYVENSDAQKYLNRIGRLKEFWGKLMLSEVTRTTCREYQQHRGNKGGARRDLEDLRAAIANHAAEGLHRAIVKVTLPKKGPARDRWLTRGEAAHLIWTCWRAREIQTVHRGPNKGQQVETNKRPLRHLARFILIGVYSGTRAGAIASASPTAAIGRSFVDLERGVYYRRAQGKQETNKRQPPMPIPPRLLAHLRRWKERKIIARHFVEFNGDGVSSVKTAFKHAVTLAKLGPGVSPHTLRHTAATWLMQNGTDPWQAAGYLGMSVETLLRVYGHHHPDHLKDAVAKMTAKPTASASPQKRVEKKETNVVKIQ
- a CDS encoding tyrosine-type recombinase/integrase, giving the protein MPLTDTKCRNAKGQIKPCKLSDGGGLHLLINPDGAKYWRLAYRWRGKQRTLAIGVYPAIGLMEARAARDEAKRNLAADIDPSVVKQERKRAAKIATDNTFEAVAREWHENWKGARSPYYAAQILRRLEADAFPAIGRRPIAALEPPELLDMLRKVEKRGVNETARRLKQLVGQIFRFAIVTGRAKRDPSVDLKDALRATGEPQRHRAMPLSELPTFLQKLECYSGEQQTKLALKLVTLTFLRTTELRAGKWSELENLDENSAVWRIPAERMKVRLEHLVPLSRQAVAVLRELRALSGGSPNIFPSPGKGDCMSSNTMLYAIYRMGYHGRATTHGFRAVASTILNETNLFNRDWIERQLSHVERNEVRRAYNAAEWMPDRRRMMQWWADHITALALEGDKIIPLSRAG
- a CDS encoding LysR family transcriptional regulator, giving the protein MLNDELSDLAIFAAVADARSFTRAAAKLGKSQSALSQSVRRLEERLKLRLLTRTTRSVMPTPAGERLLSTLRPALSEIEAQLNALSELRELPSGSLRLTAGRHAVQTVLWPALLRLNSRYPDIKVEVSIEPALTDIVTEQYDAGVWLGEQIARDMIALRIGSDLPMVVVGCPAYLADDGIPIEPQDLTHHRCCNIRLPTSGGLYAWEFERDGRSVNFQVDGPFVLNDMHLLIDAALHGAGLAIVMEDMAAPFIADGRLVRVLEDWSPPFSGYHLYYPNRRHPSPAFAALLEELRANSHL
- a CDS encoding EF-hand domain-containing protein — translated: MRTTSARGMSIAVGLLMMAAPYASAQSVPAGDAGRGPKSTKDAPPTNGPDIWDANHDGINTCEEWKSYLDRLFNLADRNRDGHLDTAEFTIIRRVGTAFADADFGYFDENQDGKITHSEFVDKPSEFILQNDKNGDCRVTQDEMKGASADRKPQSGRGKKF
- the bamA gene encoding outer membrane protein assembly factor BamA; its protein translation is MNVGMQLRGGLLAVLMMLAIPVAATLSSSPAVAQTVSSIEVEGNRRVEVETIRSYFKPGPAGRLDQAQIDDGLKALIETGLFQDVKITQTGGRLLVTLVENSVIGRIAFEGNKKVKDEQLSAEIQSKPRGTLSRPMVQSDAQRIAEIYRHSGRYDVHVTPEIIEQPNNRVDLVFTIEEGSKTGVKLIEFIGNNAYSSYRLKDVIKTHESNLLSFLGGNDVYDPDRVEADRDLIRRFYLKNGFADVQVVAALTEYDPERKGFLVTFRIEEGQQYRVASVDFQSSIATLAPNVLRSFSRVSVGSLYNAEALEKSVEEMQIEASRRGYAFAMVRPRGDRNFEAHTISIVFTVDEGPRSYIERIDIRGNTRTRDYVIRREFDLSEGDAYNRALVDRAERRLKNLDFFKSVKLVTEPGSSSDRVILIVDLEEKSTGDFSISGGYSTTDGALAEVSISERNFLGRGLFAKASVTYGQYARGASLSFVEPYLLDHRVALGLDVFYREQLANDYVSYGTTTLGFSPRLGFTLREDLSLQLRYSLYQQSITLPTTLNNCNNLAGPAFFPTPTYINTVLGGVDPTGNAQAGLLPGCLSDGESSLPVRQELANGATWTSSLGYSLNYNTLDNNKNPTDGLLIDFKQDFAGVGGDVSYLKSAIDAKYYTPLVADIVGVIHAQGGMLNSMGSQLRMLDQFQMGPNLVRGFAPNGIGPRDLTFYPYTGSGDALGGTKYWGVSAELQMPFWFLPKEVGLKGAVYADAGSLWGYQGPTSWTATGEVNSPTCPTCAMQYDDTNIIRTSVGVGLIWQSPFGPLRFDYAVPLTKGKYDIVQQFKFGGGTSF